One region of Salvia miltiorrhiza cultivar Shanhuang (shh) chromosome 3, IMPLAD_Smil_shh, whole genome shotgun sequence genomic DNA includes:
- the LOC131018498 gene encoding uncharacterized protein LOC131018498, with the protein MRQQQHHFHSNTSLHRKRQIDRKIRFTKIYLLVFSSNATTTTATRTSSKIQSLLSQTSDPNLKVVYSFCSNYYTPPLSALSAAKEKLRLRAFHDVKSAANTVFSDAAACRKAFDMRVFF; encoded by the exons ATGAGACAACAACAACACCACTTCCATTCGAATACCTCATTGCACAGGAAACGTCAG aTTGATAGAAAAATCAGATTCACGAAAATTTACCTTCTTGTTTTCAGTAGCAACGCGACGACGACAACCGCCACAAGAACAAGCTCCAAAATCCAATCCCTTCTCTCCCAAACCAGCGATCCGAATCTGAAGGTGGTTTACAGCTTCTGCTCGAACTACTACA CGCCCCCACTCAGCGCCCTTTCGGCGGCCAAGGAGAAGCTTAGGTTGCGCGCTTTCCACGACGTGAAGTCCGCGGCAAATACTGTCTTCAGCGACGCCGCTGCGTGCCGAAAAGCGTTTGACATGAGGGTTTTTTTTTAG